One segment of Drosophila mauritiana strain mau12 chromosome 3R, ASM438214v1, whole genome shotgun sequence DNA contains the following:
- the LOC117142787 gene encoding sodium-coupled monocarboxylate transporter 1, translating to MSNIEEVLGELQRFAWPDYVAFVSMFLLCIGIGIYFGFMNKSVSEDDYMLGGRKMLVIPIAFSLVASFVSGITLLGLPTEVYSYGIQYLYVSCGVIGMGVVMGVFYLPVFHDLNITSTYEYLEVRFDRRLRLYGSVMFAIMNVAYLPIVIYVPALAFNQVTGIGVHTITPIVCIICVFYTSLGGLKAVVWTDVVQAISMLGALCLVAIKGTRDIGGAGVVLERAWSSDRLEVPDLNIDPTVRHTFWCLFFGGIVYWTQTNAVSQNMIQRYLSLPSLGDARKALCIFCVGVLILMALCGYNGLLIYATYHNCDPLTTKLAKARDQLLPLFVMKTLGELPGMTGLFIAGVFSAALSSLSTCLNSMSAVVLEDFVKPYVKKPLSTSTINWIMRLVVVGVGVLCVCLVYVVEHMGTVLQLTMSLEAITNGPLFGIFTIGLFMPWINGNSALVGGIMGVIAMSWVSLNAQWAIASGAITYNTKPLNVEQCDYSFNVTTSLANTTHLGASAEDIFPLYRISYMWYTTFGASITIIVALLGTFVFGKNNPNKVDPVLLTPCIRKFFAFVSEKHMDAFKPDIPLQHKLRNDEVAL from the exons ATGTCGAACATCGAGGAGGTGCTCGGCGAGCTGCAGCGCTTTGCCTGGCCGGATTATGTGGCCTTCGTTTCGATGTTCCTGCTCTGCATCGGTATCGGCATATACTTTGGATTCATGAACAAGTCGGTGTCCGAGGACGATTATATGCTGGGCGGGCGAAAGATGTTGGTCATACCCATCGCCTTCTCATTGGTGGCCAGCTTTGTGTCCGGCATCACGCTGCTCGGCCTCCCCACGGAGGTCTACTCCTATGGCATCCAGTATCTCTACGTATCCTGCGGCGTCATCGGCATGGGCGTGGTTATGGGTGTTTTCTACCTACCCGTATTTCACGACCTAAACATCACCTCCACATACGAG TATCTGGAGGTACGCTTTGATCGGAGGTTACGCCTTTATGGATCCGTGATGTTTGCCATTATGAAC GTGGCCTATCTGCCCATCGTAATCTATGTTCCGGCATTGGCCTTCAACCAGGTGACGGGAATCGGAGTACACACGATCACGCCGATCGTGTGCATCATCTGCGTCTTCTACACGAGTCTGGGTGGATTGAAGGCAGTGGTCTGGACGGACGTGGTGCAAGCCATCTCCATGCTGGGTGCACTTTGCCTGGTGGCCATCAAGGGCACCCGCGACATTGGAGGAGCCGGAGTGGTGCTGGAGCGGGCTTGGAGCAGCGATCGCCTGGAGGTACCAGA CCTCAACATCGATCCCACTGTGCGCCACACGTTCTGGTGCCTGTTCTTCGGAGGGATTGTCTACTGGACGCAAACCAACGCCGTGTCACAAAACATGATCCAAAGGTACCTGTCGCTTCCGTCGCTTGGGGATGCCCGAAAGGCGCTGTGCATCTTCTGCGTCGGTGTGCTCATCCTAATGGCGCTATGTGGCTACAATGGACTGCTGATATACGCCACCTACCATAACTGTGATCCCCTGACCACCAAG CTGGCAAAGGCCCGAGATCAGCTCCTGCCGCTCTTTGTGATGAAGACGCTGGGTGAACTTCCCGGCATGACTGGACTCTTTATTGCCGGCGTCTTTAGTGCCGCTCTGAGTTCGCTCTCCACCTGCCTGAACTCCATGTCTGCCGTGGTTCTGGAGGATTTCGTCAAGCCGTACGTGAAGAAACCGCTCTCCACCTCCACGATCAACTGGATCATGCGGCTGGTGGTCGTCGGAGTAGGAGTTCTCTGCGTGTGCCTGGTCTACGTCGTAGAGCACATGGGCACAGTCCTCCAGCTGACCATGAGCCTGGAGGCGATCACGAATGGGCCACTGTTTGGCATCTTTACCATCGGTCTTTTCATGCCTTGGATCAATGGAAAT AGTGCCCTGGTGGGCGGAATTATGGGAGTAATAGCCATGTCCTGGGTGAGTCTCAATGCACAGTGGGCCATCGCCTCGGGAGCAATTACTTACAACACGAAGCCGCTTAACGTGGAGCAGTGCGACTACAGCTTTAATGTGACCACCAGTCTGGCCAACACAACTCATCTGGGAGCATCTGCAGA GGACATTTTTCCGCTCTATCGGATCTCGTACATGTGGTACACCACGTTCGGTGCCTCCATTACGATTATCGTGGCGCTGCTGGGCACCTTCGTGTTTGGCAAAAACAATCCCAACAAGGTGGATCCCGTGCTGCTTACGCCCTGCATACGAAAGTTCTTTGCCTTTGTCTCAGAGAAGCACATG GATGCCTTCAAGCCCGACATTCCACTGCAGCACAAACTCCGTAACGACGAGGTGGCCTTATGA